The following proteins are co-located in the Paludibaculum fermentans genome:
- a CDS encoding response regulator gives MSKKRRGRNLRMARVLLADDNPTSRLTLQTVLEAGGYRVDSAASAAEAVGLLDQAEYQLVLSELAMESPEAGLKVLAHARMKDYRPATALVTAWHAGPESKPSQETDVLIEPEDLPELLGKIAMLISTRASRRATRPVK, from the coding sequence TTGTCGAAGAAGCGGCGGGGGCGTAACCTCCGCATGGCAAGGGTCTTACTTGCCGATGACAACCCAACCTCGCGGCTCACCCTGCAAACCGTCCTCGAAGCGGGCGGCTACCGGGTAGATTCTGCGGCTTCAGCGGCCGAGGCCGTTGGCTTGCTCGATCAGGCCGAGTATCAGTTGGTCTTGTCTGAACTGGCGATGGAATCCCCGGAAGCCGGGCTCAAAGTGCTGGCGCATGCCCGCATGAAGGACTACCGTCCGGCCACCGCTCTGGTGACCGCCTGGCACGCCGGCCCGGAAAGCAAGCCCAGCCAGGAAACGGACGTGCTCATTGAGCCGGAAGACCTGCCGGAATTGCTCGGTAAGATCGCCATGCTCATCAGCACCCGCGCTTCCCGCCGGGCAACCCGTCCGGTCAAGTAG
- a CDS encoding PP2C family protein-serine/threonine phosphatase, translating into MIFEYAAQIGGAPDTDALLELNANMARDLAGADRCSIWLVDSASREIWTKVAHGTSEIRIPFGHGLVGACIAANEPIVVNDTSSDPRFLGRVDEKSGYATRSVLVLPLRGSDNRVIGALQALNKPGGFDTSDVDLLSLAASYSASALEGQQLRAEAEKARLLLKELEIARSVQQRLLPQTLPALPGLEFDAYCRPAKFVGGDYYDFIALPGDRLFFTLGDVSGKGIAAAVLMASIQAAIRSQMLHPPDSLSELVNDFNKAVYSFSTSDKYSTLFCAMLDAKTRRMVFVNAGGCPPMLLRAATGQVERLDAGGCPIGLLGFSRYQQAEVQLEPGDVLFAFSDGISEATNSAEEIWEEADLEKVLRSAGRSPAARIVETAVAAADAFTGDAEQADDMTVVAMKAL; encoded by the coding sequence GTGATCTTTGAATACGCGGCCCAGATCGGTGGAGCACCCGATACAGACGCTCTTCTGGAACTCAACGCAAACATGGCGCGCGACCTCGCCGGCGCCGATCGCTGCAGCATTTGGCTGGTCGATTCCGCCAGTCGGGAGATCTGGACCAAGGTCGCACACGGCACCTCTGAAATTCGCATCCCCTTCGGCCACGGCCTTGTCGGCGCCTGCATCGCCGCCAACGAACCCATCGTCGTCAACGACACATCTTCCGATCCCCGCTTCCTGGGCCGCGTCGACGAGAAAAGCGGTTATGCCACCCGCTCGGTGTTAGTCCTCCCTCTCCGTGGCTCCGACAATCGCGTGATCGGCGCGCTCCAGGCCCTCAACAAACCCGGCGGCTTCGACACCTCCGACGTCGATCTCCTCTCCCTCGCCGCCAGCTATTCCGCCTCCGCCCTGGAAGGCCAGCAACTGCGCGCCGAGGCCGAGAAGGCCCGCCTCCTCCTCAAAGAACTCGAGATCGCCCGCAGCGTCCAGCAACGACTTCTCCCCCAGACCCTCCCCGCCCTGCCCGGTCTCGAATTCGACGCCTACTGCCGTCCCGCCAAATTTGTCGGCGGCGACTACTACGACTTCATCGCCCTCCCCGGTGACCGGCTCTTCTTCACCCTCGGCGACGTCTCCGGCAAAGGCATAGCCGCCGCCGTCCTCATGGCCAGCATCCAGGCCGCGATCCGTTCCCAGATGCTGCACCCGCCGGATTCCCTCTCCGAACTCGTCAACGACTTCAACAAGGCCGTCTACTCCTTCTCCACCTCCGACAAGTACTCCACCCTGTTCTGCGCAATGCTCGACGCCAAGACCCGCCGCATGGTCTTTGTGAATGCCGGCGGCTGCCCGCCCATGCTCCTTCGCGCCGCCACCGGCCAGGTCGAACGCCTCGATGCCGGCGGTTGCCCCATCGGCCTCCTGGGCTTCTCTCGCTACCAACAGGCGGAGGTTCAGTTGGAGCCAGGCGACGTCCTGTTCGCCTTCTCCGACGGCATCAGCGAGGCCACCAACTCCGCCGAGGAGATCTGGGAGGAGGCCGACCTCGAGAAAGTTCTCCGCTCCGCCGGCCGCAGCCCCGCCGCCCGGATTGTCGAGACCGCCGTGGCCGCCGCCGACGCCTTCACGGGCGACGCCGAACAGGCCGACGACATGACCGTGGTCGCCATGAAGGCCCTCTAG
- a CDS encoding MBL fold metallo-hydrolase — protein sequence MKVRLIGSSPDAPRDRHYASSYLINDRVAIDAGTLGFSGTPEEQAEVRHVFLTHSHMDHISSLPVFLENAYDPEVPAVTVHALPETMETLQRHIFNGEIWPDFIHLSPPGRPFFLPNRVRLEEPIEVEGLRVVPVAMNHIVPTAGYLVTDGRSTVAFGADSGPTERMWALMMDMPAPRSVFLECTFPDELTGLAGISAHLTPESFGVEVAKMPPETSILAVHLKHRFRDRVAEELRALGLPDLRITGGEATYEL from the coding sequence ATGAAAGTCCGCCTGATCGGTTCCTCGCCTGACGCGCCTCGCGACAGGCACTACGCCAGTTCTTACCTGATTAACGATCGAGTGGCGATCGACGCGGGCACATTGGGGTTTTCCGGGACTCCGGAAGAGCAGGCGGAGGTGCGGCACGTCTTCCTGACCCACTCGCACATGGATCATATTTCCAGCCTGCCGGTGTTTCTCGAGAACGCTTACGATCCTGAGGTTCCGGCGGTGACCGTTCATGCCCTGCCGGAGACGATGGAGACACTGCAGCGGCATATCTTCAATGGCGAAATCTGGCCGGATTTCATCCACCTCTCGCCTCCGGGGCGGCCGTTTTTCCTGCCCAACCGGGTTCGGTTGGAGGAGCCGATTGAGGTGGAGGGTTTGCGGGTCGTGCCGGTGGCGATGAATCATATCGTGCCCACGGCGGGGTATCTGGTGACCGACGGGCGGTCGACCGTCGCGTTTGGAGCGGATTCCGGCCCCACCGAGCGGATGTGGGCGCTGATGATGGACATGCCTGCTCCGCGTTCGGTATTCCTGGAGTGCACGTTTCCGGATGAGCTGACCGGGCTGGCGGGCATCAGCGCGCACCTGACTCCGGAGAGCTTTGGGGTGGAGGTGGCCAAGATGCCACCGGAGACGAGTATCCTGGCTGTCCATTTGAAGCATCGATTCCGGGACCGGGTGGCGGAGGAGCTGAGGGCCCTGGGGTTGCCGGATTTGCGGATCACGGGCGGCGAAGCGACGTACGAGCTGTAG
- a CDS encoding GWxTD domain-containing protein, which yields MRLPWILLFVPALALAADPWLQRVEPIMNSAERRLYVGLHDDSARQAFRHSFWDGKAVSEEEYLQRIEWADAQFGGAKPGSGANTDQGRVYLSLGAPTSISRLPSSRVFVQCEIWYYNSLPRLGLGTQARFLFYRKEGAGPLQLYSPQLNSLRTLLIPNSGTRGLFAVNDIIRASDVPNSLNLPPAEAEVVDAASSVARGITGSGNSDIVNMAAAPAWALRRDPKERVQSRLLLSERPVLESFQSWTPDRLPVIDIQVKASVRASIGLSVQVSGVPLDEWQTQLEFITWTPVAYVHRLFLLPGDYTLVVDTDGVRTPYPLQVTKPSAATQILLGSTGETAGSAPFQFGALRLLPSAAPRMAMLQFAAPGRVQWRIVRGVEILSVASTETETTGFAGYTLPAQLPAGPLTLQARSTNEVVDLKLPTPEPERLDSRVVISHNANLGPAAALLSIGRQFLLNGNRPQARLCFTRALGQSRTANTLSALGRLEALDAHLDQARTLLQEALILDSHHFDALTAMGFVETEFQDYTVAAAYLERALQVRSLPALEQALSEVKGKLRAGR from the coding sequence ATGCGACTCCCTTGGATACTCCTCTTCGTCCCAGCATTGGCTCTCGCAGCCGACCCCTGGCTGCAGCGCGTGGAACCCATCATGAACTCCGCCGAGCGCAGGCTCTATGTCGGACTACATGACGACTCCGCCCGGCAGGCCTTCCGTCACAGCTTCTGGGACGGCAAGGCGGTGAGCGAAGAGGAGTACCTCCAGCGGATCGAATGGGCCGACGCTCAATTCGGCGGCGCCAAACCGGGCTCAGGCGCGAACACGGATCAGGGCCGTGTCTACCTGAGCCTCGGCGCCCCCACTTCCATCAGCCGGCTGCCCTCCAGCCGCGTCTTTGTCCAATGTGAGATCTGGTACTACAACAGCCTGCCCCGGCTCGGCCTCGGCACCCAGGCCCGCTTCCTCTTCTACCGCAAGGAAGGCGCCGGCCCCCTGCAACTCTACTCGCCCCAACTGAACAGCCTGCGGACCCTGCTCATCCCGAACAGCGGCACCCGCGGCCTCTTCGCCGTCAACGACATCATCCGCGCCTCCGACGTGCCCAACTCGCTCAACCTCCCGCCCGCCGAAGCCGAAGTCGTCGACGCCGCCTCCTCAGTAGCCCGCGGCATCACCGGTTCCGGCAACAGCGACATCGTGAACATGGCCGCTGCCCCGGCCTGGGCACTCCGCCGCGACCCCAAGGAACGCGTCCAGTCCCGCCTGCTCCTCTCAGAACGGCCAGTGCTCGAATCTTTCCAAAGCTGGACCCCTGACCGCCTGCCGGTCATCGACATCCAGGTCAAAGCCTCCGTCCGCGCCAGCATCGGTCTCTCTGTCCAGGTCTCCGGCGTGCCGCTCGACGAGTGGCAGACCCAGCTCGAATTCATAACCTGGACACCCGTTGCCTACGTCCACCGCCTCTTCCTGCTACCCGGCGACTACACACTCGTTGTCGATACGGACGGCGTCAGGACCCCCTATCCCCTTCAGGTCACGAAACCCTCCGCCGCCACGCAGATCCTGCTAGGGTCCACAGGGGAAACAGCAGGCTCCGCCCCGTTCCAGTTCGGCGCGCTCCGCCTCTTACCCTCTGCGGCTCCTCGCATGGCCATGCTCCAGTTCGCCGCGCCCGGCCGTGTCCAGTGGCGCATCGTCCGCGGTGTCGAGATCCTCTCTGTCGCCTCCACGGAAACAGAGACGACCGGCTTTGCGGGCTATACTCTCCCGGCGCAGTTACCGGCCGGCCCGCTCACCCTCCAGGCTCGCTCCACCAATGAGGTCGTCGACCTGAAGCTCCCCACGCCTGAACCCGAGCGCCTCGACAGCCGTGTCGTCATCTCTCACAATGCGAACCTCGGACCGGCGGCGGCGCTACTCTCCATCGGCCGCCAGTTCCTGCTCAATGGGAATCGTCCGCAGGCCAGGCTCTGCTTCACCCGCGCTCTGGGGCAGAGCCGGACGGCGAACACGCTCAGCGCCCTGGGCCGCCTGGAGGCCCTGGATGCCCATCTGGACCAGGCCCGGACGCTCTTGCAGGAAGCCTTAATCCTCGACTCGCATCACTTCGACGCACTCACCGCCATGGGTTTCGTCGAGACGGAATTCCAGGATTATACGGTCGCCGCCGCCTACCTGGAGCGCGCCCTGCAGGTGCGCAGTCTGCCAGCCTTGGAACAGGCGCTCTCCGAGGTGAAAGGCAAACTCCGGGCTGGACGCTGA
- the purB gene encoding adenylosuccinate lyase, with the protein MIQRYTRPEMGRIWSDENKYAQWLAVELANCDVQAERGHIPVESAKFLREYAAISVDRILEIEAEIRHDVIAFTTCVAESMASAGHSDASRWFHYGLTSNDVVDTAQALQLKESAELILKRVDILIEVLKTRAHEFKHAIAIGRTHGVHAEPITFGLKIANWYDEALRAKRRLKEAAEDLRYGKLSGAVGTLAHMEPATEAAICEKLGLKVAPIASQVIARDRHAAFVSALALICALCEKCALEVRHLQRTEVREAEEPFAEGAQKGSSAMPHKRNPIVSEQICGLARVVRSNVQAAFEDIALWHERDISHSSVERVILPDSCILTDYLLAKTIWLIGGMRVYPERMKRNLESTKGLVFSGQVLLDLAAAGMLREQAYKIVQSEAMRAWHEEGDFRAVIEHHPEIRKHLSPEQISHCFSVERQLRSVDAIFDRVFGE; encoded by the coding sequence ATGATCCAGCGTTACACCCGCCCTGAAATGGGCCGCATCTGGAGCGACGAGAACAAATATGCCCAGTGGCTCGCTGTCGAACTCGCCAACTGCGACGTTCAAGCTGAGCGCGGCCACATTCCCGTCGAGTCCGCGAAGTTCCTCCGCGAGTACGCCGCCATCTCCGTCGACCGCATCCTCGAAATCGAAGCCGAGATCCGCCACGACGTGATTGCTTTCACTACATGCGTAGCAGAATCCATGGCTTCCGCCGGCCACAGCGACGCCTCCCGCTGGTTTCACTATGGACTTACTTCAAATGACGTAGTTGATACCGCGCAGGCACTCCAACTCAAAGAATCCGCGGAGTTGATCCTCAAGCGGGTGGACATCCTTATCGAGGTCCTCAAGACCCGTGCCCATGAGTTCAAACACGCCATCGCCATCGGACGCACTCACGGCGTCCATGCTGAGCCCATCACCTTCGGTTTGAAGATCGCCAACTGGTACGACGAAGCCCTCCGCGCCAAACGCCGCCTCAAAGAAGCAGCCGAGGATCTCCGCTACGGCAAACTCTCCGGGGCCGTCGGTACGCTCGCCCACATGGAGCCCGCCACCGAGGCCGCCATCTGCGAAAAGCTCGGGCTGAAGGTCGCGCCCATCGCCAGCCAGGTGATCGCCCGCGACCGCCACGCCGCCTTCGTCTCCGCCCTCGCGCTCATCTGCGCGCTCTGCGAAAAGTGCGCTCTGGAAGTTCGCCACCTGCAGCGGACCGAAGTCCGCGAAGCCGAGGAGCCGTTCGCTGAGGGCGCGCAAAAGGGCTCCAGCGCCATGCCCCACAAGCGCAACCCCATCGTCAGCGAGCAGATCTGCGGTCTCGCCCGCGTGGTCCGCTCCAACGTCCAGGCGGCCTTCGAGGACATCGCCCTCTGGCATGAACGGGATATCTCCCACTCCAGCGTCGAGCGCGTCATCCTGCCCGACTCCTGCATTCTCACCGACTATCTTCTGGCGAAGACCATCTGGCTCATCGGCGGCATGCGCGTCTACCCCGAACGCATGAAGCGTAATCTGGAGTCAACCAAGGGCTTAGTCTTCTCAGGACAGGTCCTGCTCGATCTCGCGGCCGCCGGAATGCTGCGCGAGCAGGCATACAAAATTGTGCAGTCTGAAGCGATGCGCGCCTGGCACGAAGAGGGTGACTTCCGGGCCGTGATCGAGCACCATCCCGAGATCCGCAAACACCTTTCCCCTGAGCAGATTAGCCACTGCTTCTCGGTCGAGCGGCAGCTCCGCAGCGTCGACGCAATTTTTGACCGCGTGTTCGGGGAATGA
- a CDS encoding MBL fold metallo-hydrolase, producing MAPAPRFLYDKKAGRLRIVKACVLASSSAGNSTFIGTDTTRILIDAGLNRKETFARLAAIGEDPARLDAIFITHEHSDHILGLPVMIRALASMGRRIPVFLTHLTAPTIDWGNAVPVVETFQAGSGIEIGDLSISSFTIPHDAVDPVGYTIKSQGIKISIATDLGYMPDSVKVHLQRSHFLLLESNHHPELLKLGPYPWHVKQRILSRKGHLSNDAACEYIANDLPSEVQTLILGHLSEHNNTIWETELSAKQALETRGLSPRLIVAEPRKLSDIFQL from the coding sequence ATGGCGCCTGCGCCCCGCTTCCTTTACGATAAAAAGGCAGGGAGGCTCCGCATCGTCAAGGCTTGTGTGCTCGCATCGTCCAGTGCGGGCAATTCCACCTTCATCGGGACCGACACCACGCGCATCCTGATCGACGCGGGGCTCAATCGTAAAGAAACTTTCGCCAGGCTGGCCGCCATCGGTGAGGATCCGGCCAGGCTCGACGCAATCTTCATTACCCACGAGCACTCTGATCACATTCTTGGCCTTCCTGTGATGATTCGCGCGCTGGCCAGCATGGGCCGCCGCATCCCGGTCTTCCTCACTCATCTCACTGCGCCCACTATCGACTGGGGCAACGCAGTCCCCGTGGTCGAAACCTTCCAGGCCGGCTCCGGCATCGAGATCGGCGACCTTTCCATCTCTTCCTTCACCATCCCGCACGACGCGGTCGATCCAGTCGGCTACACCATCAAATCGCAGGGCATCAAGATCTCCATCGCCACGGATTTGGGTTATATGCCCGATAGTGTGAAGGTCCACCTGCAGCGGTCGCATTTTCTACTACTAGAGTCGAACCACCACCCGGAACTGCTCAAGCTCGGCCCCTACCCCTGGCACGTCAAACAGCGTATTCTGTCTCGCAAAGGCCATCTCTCCAACGACGCGGCTTGCGAGTACATCGCCAACGATCTGCCCTCCGAGGTCCAAACCCTCATCCTCGGCCACTTGAGCGAACACAACAACACGATTTGGGAAACTGAGCTTAGCGCCAAACAGGCGCTGGAAACCCGCGGCTTATCGCCCCGCCTGATCGTGGCGGAACCGCGCAAGCTCAGCGATATTTTTCAATTGTAG